The following coding sequences lie in one Silene latifolia isolate original U9 population chromosome 5, ASM4854445v1, whole genome shotgun sequence genomic window:
- the LOC141655429 gene encoding stemmadenine O-acetyltransferase-like: MENVTEEISVKITSIESVKPSTPTPPHLKQFKLSYLNQILPLVPIFPTCGLVFHPASPETRTVDISSLKTTLSHTLTKFYPLAGKINNSTVNCTDDGLPFFEAQASCTISDLLNSTRKLESMTKFLPSTESLGMGDPHVSELTHSAIQVTVFSCGGVSIAWYDIHKLLDGISAVTFFKHWAALASGSPEDDILQPNLEACVSAFPPTTKSLELPVVNVYKEEVERSPTVAKSFIFKYSAISQLKANAVSDKVPKPTGFQAIAGFIWEQALSVSKTDTNSGSVLHVTLDIRPRVNPPLPTESIGNLAVIAVARAENDSLPDLVAGINSAVLEMKEEMKGYQGEDGVEGVMENWSKVINTLVEYKDRAYRLISWSRLGFSDLDFGFGRPVKMIPTDGRMSPFHRNMIILNDYRGEDGDGIEAWLFLEDKEMQILESNPHFLAFASPSL; this comes from the coding sequence ATGGAAAACGTAACAGAAGAAATCAGTGTCAAAATAACATCAATAGAATCAGTAAAACCATCAACTCCTACACCACCTCATCTCAAACAATTCAAACTCTCTTACCTTAACCAAATTCTTCCTTTGGTACCCATTTTTCCTACATGCGGCCTTGTATTCCACCCTGCCTCACCCGAAACTCGAACCGTCGACATTTCCAGCCTTAAAACCACCCTCTCCCACACCCTCACTAAATTCTATCCTCTCGCTGGTAAAATCAACAACTCAACTGTCAACTGTACTGACGATGGTCTCCCTTTCTTCGAAGCGCAAGCCAGTTGTACTATCTCCGACCTCCTAAACTCGACTCGAAAACTTGAGTCAATGACCAAGTTCCTTCCATCTACCGAATCCCTCGGCATGGGGGATCCACATGTGTCCGAGCTGACTCATTCGGCTATCCAGGTTACGGTATTCTCTTGTGGCGGGGTTTCCATTGCTTGGTATGATATACACAAACTCCTTGACGGGATTTCTGCTGTTACCTTTTTCAAGCATTGGGCTGCCCTAGCGTCCGGATCCCCAGAGGACGACATCCTCCAGCCTAATCTGGAGGCGTGCGTTTCGGCCTTCCCGCCTACGACAAAATCTTTGGAACTTCCTGTGGTTAATGTTTACAAGGAAGAAGTTGAACGATCTCCAACTGTAGCAAAGagttttattttcaaatattctgCAATAAGCCAACTCAAAGCAAATGCTGTGAGTGACAAAGTCCCTAAACCCACTGGTTTTCAGGCTATTGCGGGGTTTATTTGGGAACAAGCGTTATCCGTTTCAAAAACGGATACAAATTCAGGTTCAGTGCTTCATGTAACGTTGGACATACGACCACGGGTTAACCCCCCACTTCCTACTGAGTCCATCGGCAACCTAGCTGTAATTGCAGTTGCCCGGGCTGAGAATGACTCGCTACCCGACCTTGTAGCAGGAATTAATTCCGCGGTTTTGGAGATGAAAGAAGAGATGAAGGGGTACCAAGGCGAGGATGGTGTGGAGGGTGTAATGGAAAACTGGAGTAAAGTGATAAATACATTGGTAGAGTACAAAGATAGGGCATATAGACTGATAAGTTGGAGTAGACTCGGGTTTAGTGATCTTGATTTCGGGTTTGGAAGACCCGTTAAGATGATACCAACTGATGGAAGAATGTCTCCTTTTCATAGGAATATGATTATATTGAATGATTATAGGGGTGAAGATGGTGATGGTATTGAAGCATGGTTGTTTTTGGAGGATAAAGAAATGCAAATTTTGGAGTCTAATCCTCACTTCCTTGCTTTTGCTTCTCCTTCCCTCTAA